A genomic region of Mesorhizobium sp. NZP2077 contains the following coding sequences:
- a CDS encoding methyltransferase domain-containing protein, whose product MASVESGIARHYDVSGLEQHILAVLADAGVDIAHLSAGDLEAVDEFHIGGVAATRELVDQMALKPTARLLDIGSGIGGPARFAANSADADVTGIDLTQSYVDIATSLSKRTGMADRTRFVQGSALDMPLQNASFDAAMILHVGMNLPDKKKLMTEAARVLRLGGVFAVYDVMRLKAGALTYPLPWASDETMSFVATPGDYRAAAAAAGFSVTAERPRGAFAIEFFATVRARMAGAQAEGKKPPPGVGLIMGESARTKIANITAALEGGILAPVELILRLG is encoded by the coding sequence ATGGCCTCGGTGGAATCGGGCATCGCCCGTCACTACGACGTATCGGGTCTTGAGCAGCACATTCTTGCCGTGCTCGCCGATGCCGGCGTGGACATTGCCCATCTGAGCGCTGGCGATCTCGAAGCGGTCGACGAATTCCACATTGGCGGCGTGGCAGCAACCCGGGAACTCGTCGATCAGATGGCTTTGAAGCCGACAGCCAGGCTTCTTGACATCGGATCGGGTATAGGTGGTCCGGCCCGCTTTGCCGCCAACAGCGCCGACGCAGATGTCACCGGCATTGACCTCACGCAAAGCTATGTCGACATCGCGACCAGCCTGTCGAAGCGCACGGGAATGGCGGACAGGACGCGCTTCGTGCAAGGCAGCGCGTTGGATATGCCGTTGCAAAACGCCAGCTTTGACGCGGCAATGATCCTGCATGTGGGCATGAACCTTCCCGACAAGAAAAAACTGATGACCGAGGCCGCGCGGGTGTTGCGCCTGGGCGGCGTCTTTGCCGTCTACGATGTGATGCGGCTGAAGGCCGGCGCGCTGACCTATCCGCTGCCATGGGCGTCGGATGAAACCATGTCCTTCGTCGCGACGCCCGGTGACTATCGCGCGGCCGCTGCAGCCGCGGGGTTCTCGGTAACCGCCGAGCGGCCACGCGGCGCCTTTGCCATCGAATTCTTCGCCACTGTGCGTGCCCGGATGGCCGGCGCGCAAGCAGAGGGCAAAAAACCGCCGCCCGGCGTCGGCCTCATCATGGGCGAGAGTGCCCGCACCAAGATCGCTAATATCACCGCCGCGCTTGAAGGCGGCATTCTTGCACCCGTCGAATTGATCCTTCGTCTCGGCTGA
- the preA gene encoding NAD-dependent dihydropyrimidine dehydrogenase subunit PreA: MADIRNNFVGIKSPNPFWLASAPPTDKAYNVIRAFKAGWGGVVWKTLGEEGPPVVNVNGPRYGAIWGADRRLLGLNNIELITDRDLQVNLREIKQVKKDWPDRAIVVSLMVPCVEESWKAILPVVEETEADGIELNFGCPHGMSERGMGAAVGQVPEYIEMVVRWCKANTRMPVITKLTPNITDVRKPARAALAGGTDAVSLINTINSITGVDLDSFAPQPTIDGKGSHGGYCGPAVKPIAMNMVAEIARDPETQGLSISGIGGITTWRDAAEFMALGAGNVQVCTAAMTYGFKIVQEMIAGLENWMDEKGHASLDDIVGRATPNVTDWQYLNLNYIAKARIDQDACIKCGRCHIACEDTSHQAITSMVDGVRHFEVIEAECVGCNLCVNVCPVENCITMEPLAVGVMDQRTGKPVSPIYANWTTHPNNPMAKVAAE, translated from the coding sequence ATGGCTGACATCCGCAACAATTTCGTCGGCATCAAATCGCCAAATCCGTTCTGGCTGGCCTCGGCGCCGCCGACCGACAAGGCCTACAACGTCATCCGTGCCTTCAAGGCCGGGTGGGGTGGGGTGGTGTGGAAGACGCTCGGCGAGGAAGGGCCGCCTGTCGTCAACGTCAACGGCCCGCGCTATGGCGCGATCTGGGGCGCCGACCGGCGCCTGCTTGGCCTCAACAACATCGAACTGATCACCGACCGCGACCTGCAGGTCAACCTGCGCGAGATCAAGCAGGTCAAGAAGGACTGGCCCGACCGCGCCATCGTCGTCTCGCTGATGGTGCCCTGCGTCGAGGAGAGCTGGAAGGCGATCCTGCCGGTGGTCGAGGAGACGGAAGCTGACGGCATCGAGCTCAATTTCGGCTGCCCGCACGGCATGTCTGAACGCGGCATGGGCGCCGCCGTCGGCCAGGTGCCGGAATATATCGAAATGGTGGTGCGCTGGTGCAAGGCCAACACCCGCATGCCTGTCATCACCAAGCTGACGCCCAACATCACTGATGTGCGCAAGCCGGCGAGGGCAGCGCTTGCCGGCGGCACCGACGCGGTGTCGCTGATCAACACCATCAACTCGATCACCGGCGTCGACCTCGACAGTTTCGCGCCGCAGCCGACCATCGACGGCAAGGGTTCGCATGGCGGCTATTGCGGCCCGGCGGTGAAGCCGATCGCCATGAACATGGTGGCAGAGATCGCGCGTGATCCGGAAACGCAGGGCCTGTCGATCTCCGGAATTGGCGGCATCACCACCTGGCGTGACGCCGCCGAATTCATGGCGCTCGGAGCCGGCAATGTGCAGGTGTGCACGGCGGCGATGACCTATGGCTTCAAGATCGTGCAGGAGATGATTGCCGGTCTTGAAAACTGGATGGACGAGAAGGGCCATGCCTCGCTCGATGATATCGTCGGCCGCGCCACGCCCAACGTCACCGACTGGCAGTATCTCAACCTCAACTACATCGCCAAGGCGCGTATCGACCAGGACGCCTGCATCAAATGCGGCCGCTGTCACATCGCCTGCGAGGACACTTCCCACCAGGCGATCACCAGCATGGTCGACGGCGTCAGGCACTTCGAGGTGATCGAGGCCGAATGCGTCGGCTGCAATCTGTGCGTCAATGTCTGCCCGGTCGAGAACTGCATCACCATGGAGCCGCTGGCGGTCGGCGTGATGGACCAGCGCACCGGCAAGCCGGTGTCGCCGATCTACGCCAACTGGACGACGCACCCGAACAACCCGATGGCCAAGGTGGCGGCGGAGTAG